The nucleotide sequence CGGGGAAGCAACGCCGACTGTAAGGGTCGCATGTGCGCAAAAACTCACGGTACCAAATCCAATGTCGAAACCATGGAGCCGATTGAttgcaggtaatcccaaaccGTTGGCGTCTGTTTCTGTAGCAAGGATCTGTCCTGGTGTTGCAGTTTGAGGCTGCGCTCGACGGAGAGAAAAATCTTGCCGAGTATCGAATAAGCTCCCACCAGCTCCAGAGACTGAGAGGGCTTGAGGTGCCTCTTGGATAtattgaccacccaaccaagggaGTGTAGCAACTGCAGAACCCGCTGGATCACGGACCGATAAAGCGCCTCGGACTTTACTCGAATCAACCAATCTTCCAGATAAAGATGGACTAGCAGTCCCTCCCAGCGCAGCcacgctgccaccaccaccatgatcatggtgaaggttctgggagccGTTGCAAGACCGAATGGTGACGTTTGGAATTGGTGATGCTTCCTCCAGACTTAGAACCCAAGGTACCCCTGGTGGACTGCCCGGATTCCGATGTGTAGGTACGCTGCCGTGAGGTCCAGTGAAGTCAGAAACTCTCCCGGCCTTACTGAAACAATGACGGAtctcagggtctccatgcgaGAGCGTGGGATCCGAAGTCATCTGTTTAAGTCCTTTAGATCTAGGATGGGCCGGAAAGCTCCTGCTTTCTGTGGAaacgacgaagtaaatggagtagtgtCCTCTTCATTGCTCCAAGCCTTGAACTGGAACAATCTCCCACAGATCTAGCAACCGGAGCAACGGCCGTTGAGCTGCTTGCCGCTATCCCGCGTGACCGCACGAGAATGGACAAGAACCTCGGATTGGGGAAACGTGCAACTGTAAGGTGTAACCGAGGTGTATCCTGGAAAGTACCCACTGGGCCCTCGTGATTGAGGTCCATACCTCGTAGAAGAGAGACAGTCTGCTGCCTACCTTCGGAATGGAGGGATGAACCGGCAAGACATCATTGAGTCGAGTTACCACCAGGAGTCGAAGATGTGGAAGCGAGTCTACCAAAGCGTCTTCCTCGAGAGGACTGGGACTGCTGCCTCCCCCCCTCCATAGGAAAGGAGGATGAAGGGCTACTAGAGTGAGAGGTACGAGACTTACGGGTTCCTCAAAATCTGGATCTGCAAACGGGGGAACCCCTTAGAACAGGACCGTTCCTCCGGGAGTCGGTACCCCTTGTTTTCGCCCAGCAGCTGGATCATGTCTTCTAATTCCTTACCGAACAGCAGCTTGCCCTTGAATGGCAAGGACTCCAGGCAGACTTGGAGGCTCTGTCCGTAGACCAGTTTCACAGCCACAACAGGCGTCTGGCCGAGACGGCCGAAAACCATGGAGCGCGCCAAAGTTCTGAGGAGACCGTACAGCGCGTCTGCCCTATAAGCCACGACCGCTTCTGACACCCCGCTTGCCTGGCTTCATCCCCTGATAGCCCCTCGTTGTCTAGCAGTTGTTGTACCCAATGGAGACCGGCTCGTAATGCAAAATTACTACATATTGCCGCTCGGCCCCCAAGAGCGgaaacctcaaagatcttcttcagCTGGATCTCCAACTTGCGGTCTTGAAGATCCTTGGCTCCGGTAACCGGAATGGTCGTCCTTTTCGTGACCGCCGAGACTGCGGCATCCACCTTCGGCCCCCGCAGGGCCTCCAGAGCGACCTCCGACatgggatagagcttatccatagtcTTTGTGACCTTCAGGCCCAAATCCGGATTGCCCCACTCTCGATAGAGCAGAACCGTCACTGAGAAGTGAAAAGGGCATGTTGTAAGAGGGCCCCTCAGACCCAACAACCCAGGATTCATGGAGCCCCGACGAGACCCCGCAGGCAGTGTGGCGAttcccagctcctccagaatggcGGGAATCAGGGGGCCACGTTGATCCCTTCTGAAGAGGCAGATCACCCTCGGGTCGCCCCTTCCTGAAACCTGGCTCTACCTCGCTGCCCCCTGCGGCGGCGCAACATCTCCCTTAGCCCCCCTTGGAGGCGGGGAGGGCTCCTTGGAAATCTCCAGATCCAACGATTCGGATGTAGATCCCGTGACCTCTCTAGGCGGTATGGCCTGCAATGGGCATTTGGCTTTGTACTGCCCCACCGCGTTCTGCGGCAGAGTACAAGTGTAGTCCATGTTGATTGGCGGCTCAGGGCCCCCCGACTGGCCAGAGGGTTGCTTGTGAACTTTGCGGGCCTTAAAGGCCCCATGCATGGCCAAATTAAAATCAGGGGCACAGGATCCGTCAGAGTCCGTGTCCATGGGTCCCCCTGCCCTCCCACCACCGCCCCCGATGAAGAACAAGCCGCGGGGCCGGCCGGGAAGGAGGGGGGATCCCTGGGGCCTGCCGCGCTTGGTGCCACGCTCGGCGCCGGCACCAAGGTGGCCGACTTTCCCGCGATTTTCACGCGAGAGGCCGGCGGGCAAATGGCTGACTTTAACGCGGCTGACTGCAACTGCTTGGGGAGGGCCGCCAGACGGTCCCTGACCGCGATAGCAAGAGGCCGCCGCCTAACAACACCCCCCGAAGCGAGACCGAAGGCCCTGCGCCTCCCGGGACGCAGGCTGAACACAACCCGTCCCGAAAAAGGCGTGCGTCGCTGGAGCCGCAAGCCGAGCAGGCCGACCCATGTGGCCTGTTCGACGGAGTGCCAAAAAgaagacaaaatgaaaaaaaaacaacctgaaaaggagaaagggagagggagggagggagggaaacgcTGAATCAACCGCTGCAGAGGAGAACCCGGAGAGACGCTGCCCGCGCTGAAGAGAAAAACCGCTccgtctttattttcttttttttaaatcagatccGACTGTGGGAGAAGCACCcgaccatctgttggagacagagtaatactgacaggctgtgggtggcaccctggcaTTTATGGCAGAGCCTGACAaggtttgctctgtctccacctgctggtgcggaggcataacccaggagtctggactgatccggtacgtacagggaaagatgGATTCAGtttctggcccttggctgccgatTCATTGTGTGATGCtcctcctgagtggctgcgtGTTCCAGGGCATTACTGGTAAGTTGTTAATGtgcttcttgtctgagctcaTCATTtcatgttggctgagtattgaaatggttatatGGGCTTTAATCAAGGCTTTTGCTGGtctgtccacaattgcttttAAAGACAATACTGGCAGGCATGGGAGACTGCAGGAGAATaaatactgtgacgtcagtttgcgctgtctccatctgctagcagaggtgcgtaacccactggtcctgaatccatctatccaccttaaggaaaaggaaatgatcagggaagtagtaatttcttattggacaagttccaggaagaaaagtccattaaccactattaagggagagttgcagaaatcccctgcttattcttgggataagcagcatggactctgTCTAATCCTTGGgtgctgccaggtacttgtgtcctggcttggctgctgttggaaacaggatactgggctcgatggaccttttctctgacccagtatggcaggtcttatgttcttacgttccaGTGTTACCGTTTCATAGATTAGATTGTAGCTGTGTGAGTTTTGGGAGTTAGCGCTGTTTAAATGTGATGGGTTTGATACAAAGGTGCTGAGAgtgttttctgcagggttttgtgttacttcccaGAGTGCCCGGTACAGGAGGGAGTTAACTCTccagattctctctttctctcgtcCTCAGCCCGACCTCTCTCTGATGCCGACTACATCGAATAGAAAGGGAAAATCTCGCCCGTCTCTTACGGATGTTCCTGTTGGACGATGGATGGCTTTGTTGGCTCTGAGACTTCAGTGATGGGATCCAGACCTGCGAGGGTCCAGCGGTCCCAGTCTGTAGCTCAGACGCCTCGCCTGGAGCAGGACAGGAAGGATATGAAGACGGCACTGGGAGTTCTGCCTTCTCCAGAGCCAGATCCCTCCTCAGTGCAGCCTCTGGCAGAGCCCCCGGGgtcagaggagggggcagggctggctcTGGATCCCCTGCAGCCCAGGACTTTTGGATCTCTGTGGATGGTCCCGGTGCGGCCGGAAGCGACAATGAGCAGCAAATTGGAAAGGATTCAAGGGGAAATCTCCTCGCTGGAGCTGCGCTCAGGGACccaggagaagaaaatctctgCTCATGCTAAGCGGCTGCAGGCGCTGGAGAGCAAGGTGGGACGTTTACTCTCAAACTCTTCAGCCTCCGTTCAAGATCGTGTTTCACTCTGTAGGAACATTAAGAAGTTAGAAAATgtgagaagaaaaatattttagaattatCAGCTTTCCCGAGGGATAATATTTCACCTGGGGAGATGATTAATAATTATTAGGGGAGGCTTTGTAAATATCCAAGGAATCTCTTCCTCCAATTAACCAAATTTCTTTTCTAATGAAAATTAAATTTATAAAGGTTTTCTGTCTCTTGTTGCTGATCCACAAATTGAGGAATAAGAAGTTGAACCCAAAAAGTAATTTCTAAACCTTGGTCATTTTTAGTCTTGAGTTCCCAGCCAGGTCACCTctacaccctcccttcccccgtcACCCTTTATTCCTTTACTGAAGTCACAGTGACGGGGgctgcccatcttctctcctcctccaaactcactacttcaGGGgcggccaattccagtcctcgagagccacaaacgggcctggttttcaggatatccaccaggaatatgcatgggatagatttgtatgcactgcatccattgtatgcagatctatctcatgcatattcatggtggatatcctgaaaacctggcctgtttgtggctctcggggACCAGAGTGAGCCACCCCTGCAGTCCTTGCTCCTCTAACCCCATTgccgccagctcctgagctgtatCTGTCCCATCCTCAATCTGTCACTTTCCACTGttactgttcctgctgctttgAAACGCGCTGTGATCTCCCCACTCCTCAGAAACCCTCACTGCTCCTTACCTGTCCTGCCAAATATCGTCccagcttcctcctccctcctccctttcacttccaaactacttgaacttGCTGTTCACCGCCTCTACCTTgattctttcatctcaagccattcccaatccactccagtctggtttttgtcCTTTACATTCCCCAGAAACAGCTCCTGCCAAAGTCTCCAAGGACCTGTTCATGGCTAAACCCAAAGGCCTTCCctcagtccttatcctccttgatctGTCTCCTGCTCTGACTCTGTTGATCACAATCTCCTCCTTGATGCTCTGTCCTCTCTGGGATTTCAGGTCTCcctcctgtcttggttctcttcttacctctctcatTGCACGTTTAATGTCGTCTGGTGGATCCTCCTCGGCTGCCATCCCTCTATCACTTGGTTACCTCGGGGCTCTGTCCTAGGCccgcttctcttctctctctatactaattcccttggtgctctgatctcatAGAAATAtgaggcagaaaaggaccgataGGGctctctagtctgcccatccacccaaataacttagctttacaattcccatcgctccctcagagatcccgtGTGCTTattccatgatttcttgaattaagaTCATGTTTTTccctccatcacttccactgggaggctgttcctgagtctgccccctttcaccctcatcccatgaccccttgttctggagcctcctttcctttgaacgaggctcacctcctgtgcatggaaaccttgcaggtatttaaatgcctctctcatatctcccctctctcacctttcctctagggtattcatgtttagatctttaagtctatccctatataCTTGAGAATGACGACCACTGACCATTGTAGCCGCCTCCCTCTgggccgactccatcctgtttatatcctttgaaggtgcggtctccagaattgtacacaggaatccaagtgaggtctcaccagggatctatacaaTGGCAATATCATCTCCCGTTTTCTGCTGACcgttcctctccctgtgcatctttctggcttttgctgttgctttatccaccttttTGGCCCCTTTTAAGATCATCAGGTACAATCagccccagatcctgctcttcctttgtgcttagaaggaTTTCACCCCCTATGCGTTACCTCTCCCTAAatacataactctgcatttttattttaaattttacttgCCAGACCCTCatccattccttgagcttcactaacTCCCTCCTCAtgtcttccatgactgcctctagatccaggactttatttcccatactgtgAGCATTACAGAGCTTTTCCAGATGTtgctctttttcccatttttatacaagtatttcatgttttacttaccttCAGGGGTTTATTCACCCATCCCCGACCATCCCCTCCTGGTTTTCCATTCCAtcttatgctgatgattcccagatttacctcgACACCAGGAATCCACTCCCAAATCTCAGcttcttgtctgacattgctgcctggatgtccctccaccaccttaaactcaacgtGGCCCAGACAGAGCTCCTCACATTTCCCACCAAACCCAggtcccctcttcctcccttcttcctgtcttACTCTGGACAGCACTgccatcctcccagtccccttgAGGATTTAAGTTAGTTGGTAATTGCTGTTTTAAAACAACCTCACCCTGTTGACAAGTAACTGAAATACAAGGTCCTGGCCGGCCCagagacagaaaagcagaagctgtgcaATAGTGTGGGAAATAAGGAGTCTGCAAAATGAATGTGAGATAAGAAAGTGTCTGAAGTGCCTGAGAACCAACAAGAACGATGAACTCCTGAATGAGCCTGATATGTAACATCTGAGGGGCACAGGAAGGAAATTTACCAGCAAATGTCgagatgagagaggggagggaccTGCAAGCCTCGTTACCAGTGCTTAAAAGAGAGAGACAAATTTAAAAGGAGGAGTAGATTGGCAGGGCTGGGTGAACAGTTACTTTCTGTGATACTTGGCTCCATCCACTCCCATAAGGAAACCTAATCTCTTGATTCCTTATCCTTTCCGCTGTCTTGACTTTGTTTGCATGAAACAAACAAATCCTGCAGCTCTTAcagatctctaagctacttaataaatgttatgttttgaaactgaaagtctgtttcatcactgactatctctggggaggaaaccagTCGGGGTAAGTCTCAAGGGTTTTTAACACCCTTAACCCCTAACCATGCggtcatcttcctctcctctctctccttctctgcacACATCCATAGCACTGCTAAAATGagtcatttctttctctataacatcaccaacatccatcccttcctttctgaacccttttccactctctcatctcctcctgcttacaccaATGCTGCCTGCTCCTCCCCGCTCTCCCCGtgagccctctctctcccctcccctccaatccatccaaaattcagctgcgtgaCTTCTCTCACCACGGTCCCTGCACCCAgataacccctcttctcacctcACTACATTGTCTCCTTATCCATTCCcggttcaagctcctcttactcacctacaagagccttcactctgcagctcctcactccctctcctctcttatctctccctgtacctctcctctcttatctctccctgtaCATTTCCTCGTGCCCTCCCCTCATCATGCAGGTCCCTCCTACCTGTGTCCTTCTCCTCTACCCccaattcctgactccctgctttcctcctgcctgcaccgtgtgcttggaagagacttcctgagctgctGCCTCAGGCTCCCCTGATTATCCCCCTTACAGCCTCAttcattttaacattttcttaataaaataaattccccaagTCCCTTTTGCCCTGTCTGTTTattttgattagattgtaagctctcctgAGCGGggactctctcttctctttctgtacAGCACTGCGCCTGTCGAGGAGCGCTATAGTAGTGCTACAGTCTGAGTCCTCATTACCTTCTGACaccaaagaaaaaagttattagggGATAGCAGACCTTACCCTTGTGCTTGTAGGGCCCCCAAAAtgtccctcccacccccagagaGCCCCTCTCTATGTCACCAAATTTGTGCAGGTTATGAAGTTACGCAGGGAGTCACAGGGGTGGAAACTATAGAAAATCAGAACTTTACATTAAATATAATTCATCACTTAATCATCCTGCATGTGAACCATGGAAATAACTGGAAATGGGAGCCAGGTTACTCCCCAGGACCCCAAACTCTTCCTGCCCTgctatttatttgattgattgattgtattTTGTTAGTCTCCTAATTTGAAAAATCATCTCGATGCGATGCACACAGAGACATTGAAATATCTAATCGTATGTCAGGATTAGCACTACTGCTACTATTGATCATGTTTAAAGCACTACCAGTCATACACAGCGCTGCACAGACACACATAGGAGACGGTCCCTGCTCcagggagcttacagtctaatcaaggcaAACATGCACGACAAACAAGAATCTGGACTAAGTGTCTTAGAGAGaacttaggatttaaaagcagcatcaGTAAGGTGAGTTTTTACACTGGATTCACTtatggccagagagggaacaAGAGCCAAGGactcaggaagtctcttccagGCACTCGGCAGAGCGAGGCACAAAGCAGGGAATCGGaaggaggtggtggaggagaaaggcacagattaGAGGAACGGCGTCcacgaggaagggagagagaagagaagaaaggcagtgaggagctgcagagtgagtgcatttgtaggggagggagagaagcttgaactgtaggtGGAAGTGGACAGAGAGCCAATGTAGCGacctgagaagaggggttacatgatCATAGCGAGGTTAAAGAAAgagaagtcatgcagctgaatgttGAAGAGATTGCAGGGGAGAAAAATGATTCAGCGGGAGGTCAGCACAGAGCAAGTTACagaagtctaagcaggaggagataagaGAGTGGAGGAGGGTTTTGgctcagagaggaagggagagatttTAGCAGTGTTACAGAGGAGGAAGTGACTCACTTTAGcaatgttttggatgtgcagaaggagggagaggcatcaaagatgacccaagGTTAGGGACTGAGCAAACCAGGAGGATGAGAGCACAGTGAGCCCTCCTGATGTGACAgaatcagatgttcctgatgttctggataatgCTCTGTTAGATCTGGGGTTTTATTATTCACTGATTTATCCAGGCAGAGACGTTTGATATTCTCTGTCTCTGGGATTAGACTTGCAAACCCCGAAGTCCAGAAAGGAAACTGAGTCCAGGGGAACAAGTCTGGCAGTTCCTGGGGATGAGGGGTCCTGGTGTCccctcttccatgataaaatgttatgAGATTAAAGCCAGCTGAGCCCCTCCCCGTGtccctgagtgtttctggtttgtgtttcaggtgccggtgacgtttgaggacatcgctgtctctttctctcaggaggagtgggggtatttagatgaagggcagaaggagctttacagggaggtgatgaaggagaattatgagaccctgagcTCTCTAGGTAAGGTTTGCATTATCTTTATTTTTAGTAAATGCAGGTAATGTTGTACTAAAAGTAAATTTTTCCTGGGTCAGCTCCTCAGCAGTGCTGGATTTAGCAATAGGTGCACGAGGgctgtcctctctccctctcccctccccagtccTCGTCCTCTCTCCCTGTCCCCTCCCCATGCCTGGTCCCCTCATCCTCTTTTTCCcctcatccctgagatctcctctctGTGCTGATATTTGAGATCGCTTTTCCTCAGTAAAATGAAAGTAAATTatgcagacacaagcaaggttggaaaacgaCTTTAAATAATGTAATagaatagatggaaatgttagGAATGCTTAGTAtgacaaaatgtttttaaataaataaatagataagccCAGAGGAACCAGCCCCACAGGAATCCTAAAGGAGGGACCTGTGTGATCTCCAGGGTTCCTACATTGCCACAGCTTTATTGCTGCTCAGATAAAAATGTCACATTAGTGGCAGGGGTAGATAGGATCCCAACTCCTGTGTTAaaggatcttcactggctccctgtgcAGAGTCGCTCTTAGGTGAAACTGATGGTGATATTCAGAAATAAAGTGTTTGATGTCTCCTAAGTTAGGAGGATATGAGCTACCGATATCATTGAGGGCTGAAGGGACAGGGCTGCTTCTGTTCCCAATGCTCGTGAATACTGATTGCTACTACCATGTAGAGGGCCTTTTCTATCTCCAGCTCTTCCAGTTGAGTTCAGAACGGAGTGTGATTTAAGAgttcagaaagtgtttgaaaaCTTTATTGTGCTAAGATGTTTTTAATTTATCCATTTTATGTTATCGTAtgttgttttatatgttttatttgtaattgAATGTGTATATATCTGAAGTCACTGATAGCTTTCCATGCCATTGTCACTGACACATGATTAATTCCTTCTTTTTATATCCAGCAGACAGTGAGGTCAtgcaggaagagaagagggaggagaatcgagaagaacacCCTATAGTATTGACACTTACAGCAAGACTATCAGGGAATGTCTGTGAGAATCTTTCCCAGGGGACTGAGGGGGGAGACACGAGCCAAAGTCAGCAGGAATCAGAGAAGAAGCAGCGAGACCCTACAGGAGACTCAGTGGATGGAGTCACTGCATGTGAGAGAAGTGACAGGGAGTTCACAGACATCCctgagcaccagagacccttccaGAGTAATAATAGTGATCAAATGACTTTTGACCTCCACCAGCGAGAAGACAAAAGGAAGAAATCCTTTCACTGTGACACTTGTGGGAAAACTTTtgataggaaatgtcattttgtacTGCACCAGAAAACCCACACAGGAGCGAGACCTTTTGCATGCTCTcagtgtggaaaatgtttcaaacagAAGTTAACCCTGAAattccaccagagaatccacactgaagGGAATACTTTCAGTTGTATTGAATGTAAGAAAAACTTTTCTAGCAGGGAATCCTTAGTAATACACCAAAGAACGCACACAGGTAAAAGACCCTTTCATTGCCCTCAAGATGGGGAATCTTTCAGCTCTGAGTTCTCTTTATTACATCACCAGAAAATGGAGACAgaagagagaacattttcatCTTCTGAAAGTGGAGGAAACATCATTCAAATGCAAGACCTAATAATAAATCAAAAAAcacagagagaagaagaaatatGCATATCTACTGATGGTGACAGAAACTTCAATCAGAAAGGAAACTTCACGGAACAACTAAAATTCCAACCTGGAGAGAGAGCATATTCAAGTAGTGAATGCAGTAAAATGTTATGTTATGAGAAAGTCTTTTCAAGAGATGGAAAAACACATTGTcatgagagaccattgtcttgcaTCCAGGCTGAACAATGCTTGAATAGGAAGACGGACAATTCACAGCAGAAGAAAATCTCCAAAGTAGAAAGTCAATttatatgtactgagtgtggtaaaagctttaggcATAAGTGCAACCTGACAATCCACCAGAGAATTCATACTGGATTGAAACCATTTCCATGCTCTGAGTGTGATAAAAACTTTAGGACAAAGGGAAAACTGAAACTCCATCAAAGAGTCCACACTGGAGTCaaaccatttccatgttctgaGTGTGATAAATGCTTTAGGCATAAGTGCAACCTGACAagccaccagagaatccataccGGATTgaaaccatttccatgttctgaGTGTAATAAAAGCTTTAGGCATAAGTGCAACCTGAcaatccaccagagaatccatactggattGAAACCGTTTCCATGCTCTGAGTGTGATAAAAACTTTAGGACAAAGGGAGAACTGAAACTCCATCAAAGAGTCCACACTGGAGTCaaaccatttccatgttctgagtgtgataaatgctttaaaagagagggagaaatgagACGCCATCAGAAAATTCACACAGAAGAgaaaccatttccatgttctgaGTGTGATAAATGCTTTAAGACTAAGGGAGGAATGAGACGCCATCAGAAAATTCACAcaagagagaaaccatttaaatgtactaaATGTTCTAAAAGCTTCAGTCAGCAAGAGCACTTAAAAAACCATCAGAGAAGTTAttcaggagagaaaccatttacatgtattgagtgtggtaaaagctttagccAGAAATACAATCTGACAatccaccagaaaatccacactgggttgaaaccatttccatgttctgagtgtgataaaagctttaggCATAAGTGCAACCTGACAATCCACCAGAGAGTTCATACTGGATTGAAACCATTTCCATGCTCTGAGTGTGATAAATGCTTTAAGACTAAGGGAGAAATGAGACaccatcagaaaatccacacaggagagaagccatttacctgtaccgaatgtggtaaaagcttcagtcagcAAGGACACTTAAAATACCATCAGAGAATtcatacaggagagaaaccatttacttgTAGTGAGTGTGGGAAAAGTTTTCATCAGAAAGGATACCTCACATGtcatcagaaaatccacactggagTGAAACCAAATCCTAGTATTTTGTGAGGTTAAAGCTTCAGAATAAAGTAAGGATTGGAGGAAGTAACATCACCATTAACGATGGCCGCCTGCGTCCGGAGCTCCCGATCCAACACAAATAATCTCTCCCAATCAGCTCATCCTGGTGCAGATTCACACGTGCACCCACCATAGAAGGCCACCCACAGTCCTGAAATGGCAACCCAATGAAAAAAACCCGACCTGCTGAAATTCTCTGCCGCCATTGCGGCGCAGCTGGAGGCAGGCTCAAACTGTGAGATGCAGGCGGCTGCGGAGGTGAGCGACAGCAGCAACGTCGGGGCTGGGGACACAACACCGAGCCGCACCGATTTCATTAGCTGGTTTGGTGGAGCTCTGTGGTAACATGGAGAGCCTAAAAAGggagtttcctagcatgtagcagatggactcagtaccaatgggtatagtgactcctgttagcagttggagatggatcagatttcaatctgacgtcagcccctaatacatatacccctgcaggaagtgcagatcctcagtattttccgtctccaaagcagttagggactatctgcacgctctcagagcgCTAGAACTAAACTACAAAGAAAcccaaatttaagaagaaaagatACTTACggaagacgagccctgctctcctgcggtgataccctcgggtccctcccccagttgagattcccgaggtgatttccgtggtccctcggaggtgagtgagcctcggtccggtggccgaatcgcggcgggGACCTAGTCCCCGGTTTCCCGGGCGCAgcagagaggcagtgggtgcatcctcgaacgcggtggtgaaggtatttaccCTCTCTCctcacagccggagaccgcccggaacgaagccgggaagcgccgaagacaaggtaaggtagaaatcctCCTTTGTTACccggtctccgagga is from Rhinatrema bivittatum chromosome 2, aRhiBiv1.1, whole genome shotgun sequence and encodes:
- the LOC115083685 gene encoding zinc finger protein 883-like isoform X1, which produces MKENYETLSSLADSEVMQEEKREENREEHPIVLTLTARLSGNVCENLSQGTEGGDTSQSQQESEKKQRDPTGDSVDGVTACERSDREFTDIPEHQRPFQSNNSDQMTFDLHQREDKRKKSFHCDTCGKTFDRKCHFVLHQKTHTGARPFACSQCGKCFKQKLTLKFHQRIHTEGNTFSCIECKKNFSSRESLVIHQRTHTGKRPFHCPQDGESFSSEFSLLHHQKMETEERTFSSSESGGNIIQMQDLIINQKTQREEEICISTDGDRNFNQKGNFTEQLKFQPGERAYSSSECSKMLCYEKVFSRDGKTHCHERPLSCIQAEQCLNRKTDNSQQKKISKVESQFICTECGKSFRHKCNLTIHQRIHTGLKPFPCSECDKNFRTKGKLKLHQRVHTGVKPFPCSECDKCFRHKCNLTSHQRIHTGLKPFPCSECNKSFRHKCNLTIHQRIHTGLKPFPCSECDKNFRTKGELKLHQRVHTGVKPFPCSECDKCFKREGEMRRHQKIHTEEKPFPCSECDKCFKTKGGMRRHQKIHTREKPFKCTKCSKSFSQQEHLKNHQRSYSGEKPFTCIECGKSFSQKYNLTIHQKIHTGLKPFPCSECDKSFRHKCNLTIHQRVHTGLKPFPCSECDKCFKTKGEMRHHQKIHTGEKPFTCTECGKSFSQQGHLKYHQRIHTGEKPFTCSECGKSFHQKGYLTCHQKIHTGVKPNPSIL
- the LOC115083685 gene encoding zinc finger protein 883-like isoform X2, whose amino-acid sequence is MKENYETLSSLDSEVMQEEKREENREEHPIVLTLTARLSGNVCENLSQGTEGGDTSQSQQESEKKQRDPTGDSVDGVTACERSDREFTDIPEHQRPFQSNNSDQMTFDLHQREDKRKKSFHCDTCGKTFDRKCHFVLHQKTHTGARPFACSQCGKCFKQKLTLKFHQRIHTEGNTFSCIECKKNFSSRESLVIHQRTHTGKRPFHCPQDGESFSSEFSLLHHQKMETEERTFSSSESGGNIIQMQDLIINQKTQREEEICISTDGDRNFNQKGNFTEQLKFQPGERAYSSSECSKMLCYEKVFSRDGKTHCHERPLSCIQAEQCLNRKTDNSQQKKISKVESQFICTECGKSFRHKCNLTIHQRIHTGLKPFPCSECDKNFRTKGKLKLHQRVHTGVKPFPCSECDKCFRHKCNLTSHQRIHTGLKPFPCSECNKSFRHKCNLTIHQRIHTGLKPFPCSECDKNFRTKGELKLHQRVHTGVKPFPCSECDKCFKREGEMRRHQKIHTEEKPFPCSECDKCFKTKGGMRRHQKIHTREKPFKCTKCSKSFSQQEHLKNHQRSYSGEKPFTCIECGKSFSQKYNLTIHQKIHTGLKPFPCSECDKSFRHKCNLTIHQRVHTGLKPFPCSECDKCFKTKGEMRHHQKIHTGEKPFTCTECGKSFSQQGHLKYHQRIHTGEKPFTCSECGKSFHQKGYLTCHQKIHTGVKPNPSIL